The following coding sequences lie in one Periophthalmus magnuspinnatus isolate fPerMag1 chromosome 24, fPerMag1.2.pri, whole genome shotgun sequence genomic window:
- the enpp1 gene encoding ectonucleotide pyrophosphatase/phosphodiesterase family member 1, with the protein MDQAKPSAEDRSAEHAASLFRSPDSENQRRPTSKKRSHWKVIIAVLLLCFLVVVLAVAFSLKKGSKEKGKVWLQGTFEDLQMPQCPPGFNKPPLILVSLDGFRAEYLKDHSSHIPVINMLRKYGTTTPNMRPVYPTKTFPNHYSIVTGLYPESHGIVDNKMYDVRRNAFFSLRSDEKFNAEWYQGQPVWVTAMRHNLKTATFFWPGSDVNVTGTFPTFYHTYDKSIDFEKRITTVFEWLSLPQGERPDFFTLYFEEPDHSGHHFGPGSNEVIEALEKVDRILGMLMDGLKERNLHKCVNLIVVSDHGMEEASCEKAVFVSSFVNNTEDFSVIQGPAARIRPSRLPQEFFTFDYEDLIERLSCRTPDQPMRPYLKEHLPKRFHFANNERIERGHLYMKEGWQASMTKKEMKYCSGGFHGSDNLFKNMQGIFIGYGPGFKHKTVVPTFENIEVYNLMCDLLGIRPAPNNGTHGSLNHLLKRAPFQPVHPAQLSHDTPCDASDPTPSDDLQCNCSNQTPEMHKEMNTQLLSINSAAKAQLRRQHHPFGTPRVVESDVSFCLLHQRDFLSGYSRDRLMPLWVSYTIPPLVKVVPPMSPCVRADVRIEPSRSQKCGRYSDDPGLTFGLLHPPYLESQGGLTGSLLTSNMVPMFPAFLAIWDHFHTTLLPKYSQQLNGVNVISGPIFDEDYDGNVDKPKPTVDSQAPTPTHFFLILTSCGNSSLSPGSCSGPLKVQSFILPHRPDYRENCASGQVEDWAERWMKFHTARVRDIELLTGLSFYHDRISVDETLRLKTFLQTA; encoded by the exons gttctgctgctgtgttttcTGGTTGTCGTGTTGGCTGTGGCCTTCTCTCTGAAGAAAGGAAGCAAAGAAAAGG GAAAAGTCTGGCTCCAGGGCACATTTGAAGACCTCCAGATGCCTCAGTGCCCACCTGG GTTCAACAAACCTCCTCTAATCCTTGTGTCTTTGGACGGGTTCAGGGCAGAATATCTGAAGGACCACAGCAGTCACATCCCTGTCATCAACATGCTAA GAAAGTACGGCACCACGACTCCAAACATGCGCCCGGTGTATCCTACCAAGACCTTTCCAAACCACTACAGCATTGTGACG GGTCTTTATCCAGAGTCCCATGGCATAGTGGACAACAAAATGTACGACGTGAGGAGAAACGCTTTCTTCAGCCTCAGAAGTGATGAGAAGTTCAACGCAGAGTGGTACCAGGGCCAACCA GTCTGGGTGACAGCGATGCGTCACAATTTAAAAACAGCCACTTTCTTTTGGCCCGGATCAGATGTGAACGTCACTGGGACATTCCCCACATTCTACCACACGTATGACAA AAGCATCGACTTTGAGAAGAGAATCACCACAGTGTTCGAGTGGCTCAGTTTACCTCAAGGAGAAcg ACCTGATTTCTTCACTCTGTACTTTGAAGAACCAGACCATTCCGGACACCATTTTGGTCCAGGGAGCAATGAG GTGATTGAAGCGCTGGAAAAAGTGGACCGGATTCTGGGAATGCTGATGGACGGACTCAAAGAGAGGAACCTGCACAAATGTGTCAATCTGATCGTGGTTTCTGATCACG GTATGGAAGAGGCTTCTTGTGAAaaagctgtttttgtgtcatcGTTCGTTAACAATACCGAAGACTTCTCTGTGATCCAGGGCCCAGCCGCTCGGATCCGACCCTCACGTCTTCCTCAGGAGTTCTTCACGT TCGACTACGAAGACCTGATTGAGCGTCTGTCG TGCAGGACGCCTGACCAGCCAATGAGACCCTACCTCAAAGAGCACCTCCCCAAACGGTTCCACTTCGCCAACAATGAGAGGATAGAGAGGGGGCACCTGTACATGAAGGAGGGCTGGCAGGCTTCTAT GACCAAAAAGGAAATGAAATACTGCTCCGGAGGATTCCACGGGTCAGATAACCTCTTCAAGAACATGCAG GGTATTTTCATTGGCTATGGTCCAGGATTCAAACACAAGACTGTAGTCCCAACTTTTGAGAATATTGAAGTGTACAACCTCATGTGTG ACCTCCTGGGGATCCGTCCTGCTCCTAACAATGGGACCCATGGGAGTCTGAACCACCTCCTGAAGAGGGCACCGTTCCAGCCGGTGCACCCTGCCCAGCTGTCACATGACACACCATGTGATGCATCTGATCCCACCCCCTCAGACGACCTCCAGTGCAACTGCAGCAATCAAACCCCAGAAatg CACAAAGAGATGAACACACAACTTCTCAGCATAAACTCTG CCGCCAAAGCCCAGTTGCGGAGACAGCACCACCCCTTTGGCACTCCTCGTGTGGTCGAGTCTGACGTGTCCTTCTGCCTGCTCCATCAGAGGGACTTCCTGAGCGGGTACAGCCGGGATAGACTCATGCCTCTGTGGGTCTCTTACACCATACCTCCCCTG GTAAAAGTTGTCCCTCCGATGAGCCCATGTGTGCGCGCCGATGTCCGTATCGAACCATCCCGATCCCAGAAGTGCGGTCGCTATAGTGACGACCCCGGGCTCACCTTTGGGCTGCTGCATCCACCCT ACCTGGAATCCCAAGGCGGTCTGACTGGATCGCTCCTCACTAGTAACATGGTCCCGATGTTTCCTGCTTTTCTGG CCATTTGGGACCACTTCCATACCACCCTGCTCCCTAAATATTCCCAGCAGCTCAACGGAGTCAACGTCATCAGCGGGCCTATATTCGACGAAGACTACGACGGAAATGTGGATAAGCCAAAACCAACTGTAGA ttCACAGGCACCGACGCCAACACACTTTTTCCTGATCCTAACGAGTTGTGGGAACTCCAGTCTGAGTCCaggctcctgctctggtccgcTCAAAGTCCAGTCCTTCATCCTGCCCCATAGACCCGACTACAGGGAAAACTGTGCC TCGGGTCAGGTGGAGGATTGGGCGGAGCGGTGGATGAAGTTCCACACGGCCAGAGTCCGAGATATCGAGCTTCTAACAGGACTGAGTTTTTACCACGACAGGATATCAGTGGATGAGACGCTACGGCTCAAAACATTTCTACAGACTGCATAA
- the si:dkey-1j5.4 gene encoding leucine-rich repeat-containing protein 15 yields MRLFLHVILGLLWLTPSAGACPDSCKCSRKSGPERSEVNCHKRGLLTFPSNLPPDTWNLKLGENGITDLKAALLKTVPKIESLNLERNAIKFIHPQAFTGAKQLMLLKLYGNHISTLPPRALQELRNLRFLMLGQNEIGALRPDMFVGLRNLSELDLPLNGLSKLTPNAFKPLIVLKVLDLSMNRITTISPKAFTGLRQLLFLNLDNNSIKTLPAGVFKPLRALEMLVLDNNLLTTLETTVLDGLVNLQELYLRNNELESLPPGIFRGTTLLSQLALSGNKLKSLDGNLFAPVTGMKKLHLHDNPWHCDCNIRSLVQYLSQTQSSVSPSLRCVSPQQLHGKTMSSLKEDQTVCPA; encoded by the exons ATGCGGCTCTTCCTCCATGTGATACTGGGGCTGCTGTGGCTGACACCGTCTGCAGGGGCCTGTCCCGACTCCTGTAAATGCTCCAGGAAGTCTGGTCCCGAAAGGTCCGAGGTCAACTGTCACAAAAGAGGCCTCCTCACTTTCCCCTCCAACCTGCCCCCCGATACCTGGAACCTCAAACTGG GTGAGAATGGCATCACAGACCTGAAGGCTGCTCTTCTGAAAACAGTTCCCAAAATTGAAAGTTTAAATTTGGAGCGAAATGCCATCAAATTCATCCATCCTCAGGCTTTCACTGGCGCAAAGCAACTGATGCTGTTAAAACTGTACGGCAACCACATCAGCACACTCCCCCCGCGAGCACTCCAG GAACTGCGTAACCTTCGCTTCCTGATGTTGGGCCAGAACGAGATCGGGGCACTGAGGCCGGACATGTTCGTGGGGCTGAGAAACCTGTCAGAGCTGGACCTCCCTCTGAACGGGCTCTCAAAGCTGACGCCAAACGCCTTCAAACCACTCATCGTGCTCAAAGTCCTGGATCTGTCCATGAACCGAATCACCACCATCTCTCCAAAGGCCTTCACTGGACTCAGGCAGCTGCTCTTCCTCAACCTGGACAATAACAG CATTAAGACTCTTCCTGCTGGAGTGTTCAAACCTCTGCGCGCTCTGGAGATGCTGGTCTTGGACAATAACCTCCTGACCACACTGGAGACCACAGTTTTGGATGGACTCGTCAATCTCCAG GAGCTGTACTTGAGGAACAATGAGCTGGAGAGTCTTCCTCCGGGCATATTCAGGGGCACAACTCTGCTCTCTCAGCTGGCCCTCAGCGGGAACAAACTCAAGAGTCTGGATGGGAATCTCTTTGCCCCCGTGACAG GCATGAAGAAGCTCCACCTCCACGACAACCCGTGGCACTGTGACTGTAACATCCGCTCCCTGGTGCAGTATTTGAGCCAAACCCAGAGCTCTGTGTCCCCCTCTCTGCGCTGTGTGAGTCCTCAGCAGCTCCATGGAAAGACCATGAGCAGTCTGAAAGAGGATCAGACCGTTTGTCCTGcctga